The genomic region AAGTATGATTTCAAGTCAGAAAGAATACTGGTATAATGAATTCAGCGAGTCTGGAGTGCAAAAGGCCACCTATCAGAAAATGTATATTGACGAATTACCTGAACTTCCAGGTCAGAATAAAAGATTGGAATTCTCTAAATAATAGAGATCTTAAATTATTAAAAAACCCAGCTCATTGAGCTGGTTTTTTTGTTTTAGATAGAGATGTAAGAATTAATTAAAATAGACTCCGTTAGGGTTAATTCCAACTTCGTAAGAGTTGAGAAGACTGCCATTAGAAGCATCATAAACAAAAACCTGCCCGTTACCAGTGAAACTCGCATTCGCTGAAGCAGCATATAACATCCCGTTTCTGGCATTAAAACCATATAAAGACTCCACATCTTCCAGTCTGAACTTTGGTCCGGAAGGAAGGTCTCCTCCACTTAAGTATTCGTAAACAGCCTTACCTACAGTAAAATAAAACCTGTCATCACTTTGTACAAGGTTACCCGGATGAATGCTCGATGTAGGGAATTCTGCAGAATTCAATACAGCATTCACATTCATATCGACTACACTAATACTTCCCGCAGTCTCTACATCTGCATAGGATGGTTTCCCTGCAGATAATACAATTAAGTTCGAACCATCAACAATCATTGAAGTTGGAACGTCTCCTACTACAATTTCAGTAGACACCTCATTTGTAGAGGTATTGATCACCGAAATGATATTATTGAAATTATATCCGCCTTTATGCGCAGTATAGATCGAACCATTATTAGCTAGTATTTTCTCCGGTCCTTCAGCAACCTCAATCGAAGAATCAAAAGAATAGTCAGATAAATTAAAAACAGCAACATAATCATCATCTGGATTGGTAGCATCTCCCCAATTACTAACGTATAGAGAATTTCCTGAAACCGTCGCAAATCGTGGATTTTGTAAGTTTTCTGAAATCTGCCCAACAGTTTCGAAAGTATTTCGATTTACGATCTCAATTGTATTGGATACATTTAAAATTACGAATGCCAGCTCTTCAGAAAGGTAAATACTTTGCGCGGTATCCCCTAATGAAGTTCCGTTCACTGAATTGAATATTTGAGACTGAACTTCTCCGGTCTCTTCATCTATAAAGGATACAGTAGAATTTCCAGAACCAAAGTTACCTTCGTTCAATACAAAAATGCCTTCTTCAAATGCTTCTTTATCCTCACCTGGAGGAATTACACAACAATCCTCATCGTCGCTACAGGAGTTCAGTAAAAAAATTAGTGCCAGCAGGCTGAAATAGTGTTTAAAATTCATGGTTAAAATTTAATAGTTAGAAAAGTTTTAAATGATCTCCCTGGCATATATCTGCCTGGAAGACTTTGGTAGTCTTTATTAAAAAGGTTATTGACATCAGCACCTATTCGAATTGCAGGTTTGGTTCTCAACTGCCGGGAAATTCCAAGATCAGCTATGATGTAAGAATCGAGCTCATAATTATTATCGGCTGAAGTGAAAATCTTCCCATTGTATAATCCCCGAGTAAATAGATTCCAATTTGAGAATGTGTACGAAGCTTGCGCAGTCGCTTTATGATAAGGAGTATAGATTAACTGATTTCCATTAGATCTATCTATAGATCTAGTATAGGCGTAATTTCCTGTAAGCTTTAAGTTTGAGGATTTAAAATCTTTCTGCCAGGTTGCAAAAAGTTCCAGACCGTAATTGTAAGCAGATTCTGTATTAACAGGTTGCCAGACTCCAGTCTCATTAGGTATCCAGCGTATAAGATTTTCAAGGTCTATATAGAAAACGGTCGCATTGAGTTCTAGCTTTTTCTTTCTGAAATCCACTCCAATTTCAGATTGCACTGAATTTTCTGGTTTCAGATCCTCGTTTCCACCTTGTAACCAGAATAGATCATTCAAGGTTGGAATGCGATAATTCTTTGAAAAGTTGAATCTTAGCAGGTAATTCTCGGTTAGTTGATATTTAGATCCTACAGAGAATAATATAGGTGATTCAAAATCTGAAGTTTCTTCGATACGAAGACTTATATCATATTGAAAATCTCTCAAGGATTGATTGTAAAGTAGTGCAACTCCTGAAGTTTCTCGTTTCTGGTCTACAATCCCTGAGCCTTCAGCATCGATTTCAGTATAGTCTGCAATCAAATTCAGAAAAGCATCTTCAAAAATTTCATACTTCAGATCATATTTTATAATTCCTGTTTCAGCTGAACCAAAGGAATGATCTAGTGAATTTCTATTCTCATAATATTTGAACTCCTCTTTTAACAACGCAAACTTAAGGCTACTGGTGAATTTTCCGAAGAAAGCCTTGTACTCCAGTAAATTCCGAAAGTTTCTATCTTCATATTTACTATTTGAATCTATGAATACAGTACCAGAAAAACCGCGATTTCCCTGATATAAATTAGAATAGAGTTTCAGTAAGTGGTCTTCTGCAAGCCAGTGCCCTATGGAGGCATTCAAAGCGATATTATCATAATCTCCATTTTCATTTTTAAAATTATCCACTGGATAATCATAATCATTCTCTGATCGTATACCGGATAAAGAGATATTCAGAGCTGTTTTGTCGCTAGAAACCTGAGCATTTGCGCTAGCCTGATAAGTATCAAAACTACCTGCACCAGCATATACAAAAACAGAACTCGTATTCTTGAATCTTAAAGAATTATTTAGATGAATGGTACCTCCAATTGCACCACTTCCGTATAGAACACTACCACCGCCTGGCCTTAGACTTATATCATCAAAAGCTTTGGAATTGATAGTATTAAAGTCGGTTTGCCCGGTGAACTGAGAGTTTATATTGATCCCATTCCATACCACAGCAGTTTGGGAAGCACCGGTGCCTCTCACAGATGCCGAAGAAACCATCCCAAAACCATTTTCTCTAAAGAAAAAAGGAGAATTAAATTTAAGAACGTTGGTCAAAGCTGGATCACTGTACTGCACGATAGAATCGGCGATCGAATGCAAATGCTGACCTGAAGAGTTACTCTTAAGTTTGCTGTCGCTGAGCTCTACCTCCTGTAACCAGCGAATGGAATCAGTTTGAGCACGAGCTGAAATACAGCAAATGCCAATAAGTATAAAAAAAATGTAGTTAGTTCTGTTCATAATCTGCCGACCTTTATCCCGAAAGTCACTCGATACTAGTCGAAATTCGGGCAGGTCTCCTGGCTTACGTACTACAATTTACCTTCCCGCCTGTTGGCAGTGGTTTGAAGAATAATTGCAGCCACCCAATCGGGCTAAGCTTACAGTTGCGGGAACAGCTCAGGCTATTGATAAAATCTCTCCTGATTCCCTTTTAATTAACGCAGAAATAAATCGACGTCAAACCAAAATTTCGAGGCAAAAATAAACAATTAAGTTTGGTAAGTCTTTCAAAAATTTAAATAATCTTACTTTTGGTGACCAAATTACATTTGTGAAGCAATTAACATTCATTATCATTTTTATAGCATTCATTTCCTGTAAGGATAATTCATCCCGGCAGGAACCTGGAAACCAGCAAGGTGAAACTATCTCCATGAAATATGCCCAGGAATTTAGCATTAAATCCTATGAAACTTATAAAATTCTGGAAGTTACAACTCCATGGCCTGGAGCTAAAGAACCTTTTAAATATCTACTCCACTCTGCTAATTCCACGATTCCCGATAGTATTGACTTTGATGAAAAACTGGAGATTCCTGTAAAAAATATTGTGGTAACCTCTACGACCCATATTCCTGCCCTCGAAGCGCTAGGTCTGGAAGATAAATTAAGCGGGTTTCCCGGAACTCGTTATATATCTTCAGAAAAAACAAGAAAACTAATCGATTCAGGCGAAGTACACGAACTTGGTCAAAATGAGAACATTAATACAGAGATTCTTATTGATCTATCACCAGATGTGGTTGTTGGATTCGCAATCGATGCTTCTAATAAAAGTCTTGAAACAATTAAAAATATCGGAATTCCCGTAATTTATAACGGAGACTGGACAGAAAAAACACCACTAGGTAAAGCTGAATGGATCAAATTTTTTGGCGTGCTGTTTGACAAAAATAAGGAAGCAGAAAAAATATTCGATGATATAGAAACTTCCTACCTCGAGGCTAAAGAATTAGCTTCCTTATCTAAAGATAAACCAGTGATCATAGCCGGTTCCATGTATAATGATAAGTGGTACATTCCTTATGGAAATAGCTGGCAGGCGCAATTTATTGACGATGCAAATGGCAATTATCTATATTCTGATACTAAAGGAGAAGGCAGTCTGGCGCTTTCTTTCGAAAGTGTACTGGAAAAAGCTGGTGACGCAGATATCTGGATAAGTTCCGGACAGTTTGAGAGTTATGCTCAACTTGCTGAGAACTCGGTTCACTACGATAAATTTAAGGTAGTACAGGATAAAGAGGTTTATACCGTGAGCTTATCAAAAGGCGCAACTGGCGGAGTTCTTTTCTATGAACTTGGTCCACAACGGCCTGATCTCATTCTAAAGGACCTGATCACAATTTTTCATCCTGATCTTCTTCAGGATCACGAAAATGTATTTTTCAAACCCCTCAACTAATGTGGAGCAGGAAAAAGTATAGTTTAACCATCGTCTTACTGGGAGTTGCGCTACTGTTCTGCCTGCTACTGAATATTAGTCTGGGATCGGTTAGCATACCCTTTTCTGAAGTAATTGCCTCTCTTACTGGTCTTGCGGTAGAAAAAGAAACCTGGAGATATATTATTGTGGAATTCAGATTACCGAAGGCGTTAACAGCGATCATCACAGGATCTGGACTGGCAGTTAGTGGTTTGCTTATGCAAACATTATTCAGGAATCCGCTAGCCGGACCATATGTTCTGGGTTTAAGCAGTGGTGCCAGCCTGGGAGTTGCCATCGTATTTATGGGATCTGCACTATTTGGTGCCGGTTTTGCCGCTATATTATTATCAAAATGGAGTCTCGTCATAGCTTCGAGTTTAGGTAGCTTACTTGTGCTACTAGCTGTTATCGTCGCATCACTGCGACTGAGAGACACTATGGCGATATTGATCATTGGCCTTATGTTTGCCAGTTTTACTGCTGCGATTGTTAGCGTTCTGGCCTACTTTAGTCCAGCTGCAGATCTACAGCAATATATATTCTGGTCCTACGGAAGTCTGGGAAACCTAAGTTGGGAAGAAGTAAGTATCCTGGCCATTTTCTGGACCGCAGGCATTCTGATAACTCTGGCTTCCATTAAAAATCTCAATTCCTTACTTCTTGGTGAACAGTACGCAAAAAGTATGGGGACTAATATTAAAAGAAACAGATTCCTGGTAATTTTGGCGACCAGCCTGCTCGCTGGCAGCATTACCGCATTCGCTGGTCCAATTGCATTCATAGGGCTGGCGGTACCGCATTTAATAAGACAGATCATCCCTTCTGCTAACCATATTATTTTGTTCCCGGCGATAATTTTTGGTGGAGCTATCTTAATGTTATTGTGTGATATTGTTTCTCAGTTACCCGGTAGTGAATTTAGTTTACCAATAAATGCCATCACTTCGCTTATTGGAGCACCCGTTGTTATTTGGCTTCTAATAAGAAAACGTAGATTTAATTTCTAATGGAGAACAAAAACTCAAATAGCATTTTAAAAACTAGCGAACTCTCCATAGGTTATTCTGTAAGATCTAAAGCTAAGATCATTGCTGAGAATATTGAATTTAAGATCGGGGCAAATGAACTTACTGCTGTTATAGGAGTAAATGGAGCTGGCAAATCTACTTTACTTAAAACATTAAGTAGATCACTTGAACCTATTAAGGGTGAAGTCATAATAAACAATAAAAGCATAAGTAATGTTAGT from Christiangramia sp. OXR-203 harbors:
- a CDS encoding TonB-dependent receptor plug domain-containing protein, which translates into the protein MNRTNYIFFILIGICCISARAQTDSIRWLQEVELSDSKLKSNSSGQHLHSIADSIVQYSDPALTNVLKFNSPFFFRENGFGMVSSASVRGTGASQTAVVWNGININSQFTGQTDFNTINSKAFDDISLRPGGGSVLYGSGAIGGTIHLNNSLRFKNTSSVFVYAGAGSFDTYQASANAQVSSDKTALNISLSGIRSENDYDYPVDNFKNENGDYDNIALNASIGHWLAEDHLLKLYSNLYQGNRGFSGTVFIDSNSKYEDRNFRNLLEYKAFFGKFTSSLKFALLKEEFKYYENRNSLDHSFGSAETGIIKYDLKYEIFEDAFLNLIADYTEIDAEGSGIVDQKRETSGVALLYNQSLRDFQYDISLRIEETSDFESPILFSVGSKYQLTENYLLRFNFSKNYRIPTLNDLFWLQGGNEDLKPENSVQSEIGVDFRKKKLELNATVFYIDLENLIRWIPNETGVWQPVNTESAYNYGLELFATWQKDFKSSNLKLTGNYAYTRSIDRSNGNQLIYTPYHKATAQASYTFSNWNLFTRGLYNGKIFTSADNNYELDSYIIADLGISRQLRTKPAIRIGADVNNLFNKDYQSLPGRYMPGRSFKTFLTIKF
- a CDS encoding YncE family protein is translated as MNFKHYFSLLALIFLLNSCSDDEDCCVIPPGEDKEAFEEGIFVLNEGNFGSGNSTVSFIDEETGEVQSQIFNSVNGTSLGDTAQSIYLSEELAFVILNVSNTIEIVNRNTFETVGQISENLQNPRFATVSGNSLYVSNWGDATNPDDDYVAVFNLSDYSFDSSIEVAEGPEKILANNGSIYTAHKGGYNFNNIISVINTSTNEVSTEIVVGDVPTSMIVDGSNLIVLSAGKPSYADVETAGSISVVDMNVNAVLNSAEFPTSSIHPGNLVQSDDRFYFTVGKAVYEYLSGGDLPSGPKFRLEDVESLYGFNARNGMLYAASANASFTGNGQVFVYDASNGSLLNSYEVGINPNGVYFN
- a CDS encoding iron ABC transporter permease, whose product is MWSRKKYSLTIVLLGVALLFCLLLNISLGSVSIPFSEVIASLTGLAVEKETWRYIIVEFRLPKALTAIITGSGLAVSGLLMQTLFRNPLAGPYVLGLSSGASLGVAIVFMGSALFGAGFAAILLSKWSLVIASSLGSLLVLLAVIVASLRLRDTMAILIIGLMFASFTAAIVSVLAYFSPAADLQQYIFWSYGSLGNLSWEEVSILAIFWTAGILITLASIKNLNSLLLGEQYAKSMGTNIKRNRFLVILATSLLAGSITAFAGPIAFIGLAVPHLIRQIIPSANHIILFPAIIFGGAILMLLCDIVSQLPGSEFSLPINAITSLIGAPVVIWLLIRKRRFNF
- a CDS encoding ABC transporter substrate-binding protein, translating into MKQLTFIIIFIAFISCKDNSSRQEPGNQQGETISMKYAQEFSIKSYETYKILEVTTPWPGAKEPFKYLLHSANSTIPDSIDFDEKLEIPVKNIVVTSTTHIPALEALGLEDKLSGFPGTRYISSEKTRKLIDSGEVHELGQNENINTEILIDLSPDVVVGFAIDASNKSLETIKNIGIPVIYNGDWTEKTPLGKAEWIKFFGVLFDKNKEAEKIFDDIETSYLEAKELASLSKDKPVIIAGSMYNDKWYIPYGNSWQAQFIDDANGNYLYSDTKGEGSLALSFESVLEKAGDADIWISSGQFESYAQLAENSVHYDKFKVVQDKEVYTVSLSKGATGGVLFYELGPQRPDLILKDLITIFHPDLLQDHENVFFKPLN